The following are encoded in a window of Cryobacterium sp. CG_9.6 genomic DNA:
- a CDS encoding DUF2269 family protein → METLFTVLHVVAAVFIIGPMAILPMTGMRAVRAREAGQVAVLAKSVSVFTLLSLLVTLLGFGLLGMTGHSFSTTWVWLSTLVYAIALVLNLFLVVPALQSAAEEITATAGTATAGTATAGTVAVAKVASYSRIAAGSGIVSLLLVTVTVLMVWRP, encoded by the coding sequence ATGGAAACTCTTTTCACTGTCCTTCATGTTGTTGCCGCCGTTTTCATTATTGGCCCGATGGCAATTCTTCCCATGACGGGAATGCGTGCCGTACGAGCGCGGGAGGCGGGACAGGTGGCAGTTCTTGCCAAGTCCGTGTCCGTCTTCACTCTGCTCTCTCTTCTGGTGACCCTGCTGGGCTTCGGGCTGTTGGGCATGACCGGCCACAGCTTCTCCACCACTTGGGTCTGGCTGTCCACTCTGGTGTACGCGATTGCACTGGTCCTCAACCTGTTCCTGGTGGTTCCTGCGCTGCAGTCCGCCGCGGAGGAGATCACAGCCACGGCTGGCACAGCGACGGCCGGCACAGCGACGGCCGGCACCGTGGCAGTTGCCAAGGTGGCCTCCTACAGCCGAATCGCCGCCGGCTCCGGCATCGTGTCTCTCCTGCTTGTGACCGTCACGGTATTGATGGTCTGGCGTCCCTAG
- a CDS encoding DUF1801 domain-containing protein has product MALFEAGPRPDPNEAIHLNSNAPLTPSATTATVSSAESTVPSAVPTLRPAVPAPTSIDEYLAGHADPIGAIAATLRAKFDAGLPQTSAQLWHGHPVWLQDGIPVAGFKAYASFVTVLFWRGQRVTDASGKLDASGAKEMGSVKLRVAEDVDAELFDDWLRQINALDPA; this is encoded by the coding sequence ATGGCCTTGTTCGAGGCCGGCCCTAGACCCGATCCGAATGAGGCTATTCACCTGAACTCCAACGCCCCCCTAACACCGTCCGCCACGACTGCCACCGTATCCAGCGCCGAGAGCACGGTCCCTTCCGCCGTGCCGACGCTGCGCCCCGCGGTTCCCGCGCCCACCAGCATCGACGAGTACCTTGCCGGCCACGCCGACCCGATCGGAGCGATCGCGGCGACACTGCGCGCCAAGTTCGACGCCGGGTTGCCACAGACGAGCGCGCAGCTGTGGCACGGGCATCCGGTCTGGCTGCAGGACGGCATCCCGGTTGCGGGGTTCAAGGCTTATGCCTCGTTCGTGACGGTGTTGTTCTGGCGCGGGCAGCGGGTGACGGATGCCTCCGGCAAGCTCGACGCCAGCGGAGCCAAAGAAATGGGCTCCGTAAAACTGCGCGTGGCTGAAGACGTCGACGCCGAACTCTTCGACGACTGGCTGCGTCAGATCAACGCGCTCGACCCGGCCTGA
- a CDS encoding SDR family oxidoreductase — translation MARIAIIGGHGKVALHLAHNLSVAGDEVTSFIRNPEHADDVTATGATAVVADVETLSADELATRLAGFDSLVWSAGAGGGSTERTYAVDRDAAIRSMDAAHTAGVHRYVMVSYKGSRSDHGASPDDGMFSYYEAKAAADDYLRGTDLAWTILGPSGLNLDAATGLISVSSSPSTEQTSRENVALVAAAVLKQPATVGRFIEFTDGTTPIDTAITAGD, via the coding sequence ATGGCACGCATCGCAATCATTGGTGGACACGGAAAAGTAGCCCTCCACCTGGCCCACAACCTCTCTGTGGCAGGCGACGAGGTCACGTCCTTCATTCGCAACCCCGAGCACGCCGACGACGTCACCGCCACCGGTGCCACCGCGGTCGTTGCGGATGTTGAAACCCTGTCCGCGGACGAGCTCGCCACCCGCCTGGCCGGTTTCGACTCCCTCGTCTGGTCTGCTGGCGCTGGCGGCGGGAGCACGGAGCGCACTTACGCGGTGGATCGTGACGCGGCCATTCGGTCAATGGACGCGGCCCACACGGCCGGAGTGCACCGCTACGTGATGGTCTCCTATAAAGGGTCACGCTCCGACCACGGAGCAAGCCCCGACGACGGAATGTTTTCCTACTACGAAGCCAAGGCTGCAGCGGATGACTATTTGCGGGGTACGGACCTTGCCTGGACGATCCTCGGCCCGAGCGGCCTCAACCTTGATGCCGCAACAGGCCTGATCAGTGTGAGCAGTTCGCCTTCTACCGAGCAGACCTCCCGCGAGAATGTCGCGCTGGTTGCAGCGGCAGTGCTGAAGCAGCCCGCCACGGTTGGTCGCTTCATCGAGTTCACCGACGGGACGACTCCGATCGACACGGCAATCACCGCAGGCGACTAG
- a CDS encoding MarP family serine protease yields MTGSLILDLFLIVILFGALVNGYRSGLVRSLSGIIGAALGGVAAFFVVPLVGAWIPAPEWRTPAAIGAALLLVAIGFPLGASVGNSIGRLAHRSPLGIIDRLFGAVFSGVASALIASMVAFSVGALGVPYLSPAIASSTVISGIDDLTPNSVKSTLAQLRSLAVQEGLPRIVDAFSGPVPDKADADTSSPALTVAAQSVMLITGTAYSCGQSQSGTGFVVAPDRILTNAHVVAGVTEPVVQAPSGEALSGTVVYFDSVDDLAIIAVNGLSAPALQLGDDLAVGSGAVAQGHPFGGPFVSDPAQVLALGTLSVADIYGQDPTAREVYTLASDVQQGESGGPLLSESGLVAGVIFAKAADTANVGYALALTEITPVVSQATSLTAEVSSGTCIRG; encoded by the coding sequence ATGACGGGTTCACTCATTCTCGACCTGTTCCTCATCGTCATTTTGTTTGGCGCTCTCGTGAACGGTTACCGCAGCGGACTGGTGCGCAGCCTCAGCGGAATCATCGGTGCTGCCCTCGGCGGCGTGGCGGCATTTTTCGTCGTTCCCCTCGTGGGTGCATGGATTCCCGCTCCCGAATGGCGCACACCGGCTGCCATCGGCGCGGCTCTTCTTCTCGTCGCCATCGGATTCCCTCTCGGCGCGTCCGTGGGCAACAGCATTGGTCGTCTCGCCCACCGCAGCCCACTCGGAATTATCGATCGCCTCTTCGGGGCCGTTTTCAGTGGGGTTGCTTCGGCGCTCATCGCGTCGATGGTGGCCTTCAGCGTGGGTGCCCTCGGAGTTCCCTACCTGTCCCCCGCCATTGCCTCGTCCACGGTCATCAGCGGAATTGATGACCTCACACCCAATTCGGTCAAGAGCACTCTGGCGCAGCTGCGATCCCTCGCCGTTCAAGAGGGACTCCCCCGCATTGTCGATGCGTTCTCCGGTCCTGTGCCCGATAAAGCGGATGCCGACACGAGCAGCCCAGCCCTCACCGTCGCCGCCCAGTCCGTGATGCTCATCACCGGAACGGCGTACTCCTGCGGCCAGAGCCAGTCCGGCACCGGGTTCGTCGTTGCTCCCGACCGAATTCTCACCAACGCTCACGTCGTCGCCGGTGTCACCGAACCCGTCGTCCAAGCGCCCTCCGGTGAAGCGCTCTCCGGAACGGTTGTGTACTTCGACTCGGTTGACGACCTCGCCATCATCGCCGTCAACGGCCTTTCTGCTCCCGCTCTGCAGCTCGGCGACGATCTTGCCGTTGGCAGCGGCGCCGTGGCGCAGGGTCACCCCTTTGGCGGCCCGTTCGTGTCCGATCCCGCACAGGTTCTGGCCCTCGGCACCCTGAGCGTCGCCGATATCTACGGTCAGGACCCCACCGCTCGTGAGGTCTACACTCTCGCCTCTGACGTGCAGCAGGGCGAGTCGGGTGGCCCGTTGCTGAGCGAGTCCGGCCTTGTGGCCGGCGTGATTTTTGCCAAGGCCGCCGACACCGCCAACGTGGGTTACGCTCTGGCACTCACGGAGATCACCCCGGTGGTTTCACAGGCCACCAGCCTCACCGCCGAAGTATC